In Equus caballus isolate H_3958 breed thoroughbred chromosome 7, TB-T2T, whole genome shotgun sequence, one DNA window encodes the following:
- the LOC100065202 gene encoding zinc finger protein 709 isoform X2, whose protein sequence is MQETFRNLASIGKKWRDHDTQDQCRNQGRKLRSHMVKTLCESEEGSQCGENVSLIPNLNLKKKTTGVKPHECRACGKVFTHHSSLNRHIRYHNEHKPSAYQKYGEKPYKCKICGKAFVYFHVFEKHERNHNGEETYQCQECGKAFMWLKTLRRHMRMHTGDAPYKCKECEKPFNCSSSLQVHERTHTGEKPYECAKCSKAFSCPSSLQRHEKTHTGKKPYECKECGRAYRYYTSLQMHERTHTGEKPYECKQCGKAFISHLGFQIHERNHNGEKQYKCKKCSKAFSCLSSLQKHERDHTGEKPYECKKCNKAFSFPSSLQVHERTHTGEKPYKCKECWKAFTALSSLRGHMISHTGDGPYKCKECEKAFISPSAFQIHRRIHTGEKPYECKECGKAFSYITSFQIHRRTHTGEKPYECKECGKAFSVATSLRIHEKTHTMEKPYQCKQCGKAFRYHHNFQRHERSHIGEKLYECKQCGKAFSYYSSFQVHVRNHTGEKPYECKTCTTAFSCPSSLQKHERIHTGEKPYECKECRKAFICHTNFQRHMRMHTGEKPYKCVECGQAFCDPGTFQKHERTH, encoded by the coding sequence TAAAAACACTCTGTGAAAGTGAAGAGGGTAGTCAATGTGGAGAAAATGTCAGCCTTATTCCAAATCTCAATCTGAAGAAGAAAACTACTGGTGTGAAACCACATGAATGCAGGGCATGTGGAAAAGTCTTCACACATCATTCATCCCTTAATAGGCACATAAGGTATCACAATGAACACAAACCATCTGCCTATCAAAAATATGGAGAGAAGCCATATAAATGTAAGAtatgtgggaaagcctttgtttatttccacgtttttgaaaaacatgaaagaaatcacaatggagAGGAAACCTATCAGTgtcaggaatgtgggaaagcctttatgtGGCTCAAAACCCTACGAAGACACATGAGAATGCACACTGGAGATGCTCCTtataaatgtaaagaatgtgaGAAACCCTTCAATTGTTCTAGTTCACTTCAAGTACATGAAAGaacccacactggagagaaaccgtaTGAATGTGCAAAATGCAGTAAAGCGTTCAGTTGTCCCAGTTCTcttcaaagacatgaaaaaaCTCATACCGGgaagaaaccctatgaatgtaaggaatgtgggagaGCCTACAGATATTATACTTCCTTACAGATGCACGAAAGgactcacacaggagagaaaccctatgaatgtaagcaATGTGGTAAAGCTTTCATTTCTCATCTAGGTTtccaaatacatgaaagaaatcacaatggagAGAAACagtataaatgtaaaaaatgtagTAAAGCATTCAGTTGTCTCAGTTCtcttcaaaaacatgaaagagatcacactggagagaaaccctatgaatgtaaaaaatgcaataaagcaTTCAGTTTTCCCAGTTCTCTTCAAGtccatgaaagaactcatactggagagaaaccttataaatgtaaggaatgttgGAAAGCCTTTACTGCTCTCTCAAGCCTTCGAGGGCACATGATCTCTCACACTGGAGATGgaccttataaatgtaaggaatgtgagaAAGCATTCATTTCTCCCAGTGCATTTCAAATACATCGAAGgatccacactggagagaaaccctatgaatgtaaagaatgtggtaAAGCCTTCAGTTATATCACTTCCTTCCAAATACACAGAAgaactcacacaggagagaaaccctatgagtgtaaagaatgtgggaaagcctttagtgTCGCAACTTCACTTAGAATACATGAAAAAACTCACACTATGGAGAAACCTTATCAATGTAAAcaatgtggaaaagcctttagATATCATCACAATTTTCAAAGACATGAAAGGAGTCACATAGGAGAGAAACTCTATGAGTGTAAGCAATGTGGTAAAGCCTTCAGTTATTACAGTTCCTTCCAAGTACATGTAAGAaatcacactggagagaaaccctatgaatgtaaaacatGTACTACAGCATTCAGTTGTCCCAGTTCtcttcaaaaacatgaaagaattcatactggagagaaaccctatgaatgtaaggaatgcaGGAAAGCCTTCATTTGTCACACAAACTTTCAAAGACACATGAGAAtgcacactggagagaaaccatataaATGTGTAGAATGTGGGCAGGCCTTCTGTGATCCCGGTACTTTCCAAAAGCATGAAAGAACTCACTAG
- the LOC100065202 gene encoding zinc finger protein 709 isoform X3: MVKTLCESEEGSQCGENVSLIPNLNLKKKTTGVKPHECRACGKVFTHHSSLNRHIRYHNEHKPSAYQKYGEKPYKCKICGKAFVYFHVFEKHERNHNGEETYQCQECGKAFMWLKTLRRHMRMHTGDAPYKCKECEKPFNCSSSLQVHERTHTGEKPYECAKCSKAFSCPSSLQRHEKTHTGKKPYECKECGRAYRYYTSLQMHERTHTGEKPYECKQCGKAFISHLGFQIHERNHNGEKQYKCKKCSKAFSCLSSLQKHERDHTGEKPYECKKCNKAFSFPSSLQVHERTHTGEKPYKCKECWKAFTALSSLRGHMISHTGDGPYKCKECEKAFISPSAFQIHRRIHTGEKPYECKECGKAFSYITSFQIHRRTHTGEKPYECKECGKAFSVATSLRIHEKTHTMEKPYQCKQCGKAFRYHHNFQRHERSHIGEKLYECKQCGKAFSYYSSFQVHVRNHTGEKPYECKTCTTAFSCPSSLQKHERIHTGEKPYECKECRKAFICHTNFQRHMRMHTGEKPYKCVECGQAFCDPGTFQKHERTH; encoded by the coding sequence TAAAAACACTCTGTGAAAGTGAAGAGGGTAGTCAATGTGGAGAAAATGTCAGCCTTATTCCAAATCTCAATCTGAAGAAGAAAACTACTGGTGTGAAACCACATGAATGCAGGGCATGTGGAAAAGTCTTCACACATCATTCATCCCTTAATAGGCACATAAGGTATCACAATGAACACAAACCATCTGCCTATCAAAAATATGGAGAGAAGCCATATAAATGTAAGAtatgtgggaaagcctttgtttatttccacgtttttgaaaaacatgaaagaaatcacaatggagAGGAAACCTATCAGTgtcaggaatgtgggaaagcctttatgtGGCTCAAAACCCTACGAAGACACATGAGAATGCACACTGGAGATGCTCCTtataaatgtaaagaatgtgaGAAACCCTTCAATTGTTCTAGTTCACTTCAAGTACATGAAAGaacccacactggagagaaaccgtaTGAATGTGCAAAATGCAGTAAAGCGTTCAGTTGTCCCAGTTCTcttcaaagacatgaaaaaaCTCATACCGGgaagaaaccctatgaatgtaaggaatgtgggagaGCCTACAGATATTATACTTCCTTACAGATGCACGAAAGgactcacacaggagagaaaccctatgaatgtaagcaATGTGGTAAAGCTTTCATTTCTCATCTAGGTTtccaaatacatgaaagaaatcacaatggagAGAAACagtataaatgtaaaaaatgtagTAAAGCATTCAGTTGTCTCAGTTCtcttcaaaaacatgaaagagatcacactggagagaaaccctatgaatgtaaaaaatgcaataaagcaTTCAGTTTTCCCAGTTCTCTTCAAGtccatgaaagaactcatactggagagaaaccttataaatgtaaggaatgttgGAAAGCCTTTACTGCTCTCTCAAGCCTTCGAGGGCACATGATCTCTCACACTGGAGATGgaccttataaatgtaaggaatgtgagaAAGCATTCATTTCTCCCAGTGCATTTCAAATACATCGAAGgatccacactggagagaaaccctatgaatgtaaagaatgtggtaAAGCCTTCAGTTATATCACTTCCTTCCAAATACACAGAAgaactcacacaggagagaaaccctatgagtgtaaagaatgtgggaaagcctttagtgTCGCAACTTCACTTAGAATACATGAAAAAACTCACACTATGGAGAAACCTTATCAATGTAAAcaatgtggaaaagcctttagATATCATCACAATTTTCAAAGACATGAAAGGAGTCACATAGGAGAGAAACTCTATGAGTGTAAGCAATGTGGTAAAGCCTTCAGTTATTACAGTTCCTTCCAAGTACATGTAAGAaatcacactggagagaaaccctatgaatgtaaaacatGTACTACAGCATTCAGTTGTCCCAGTTCtcttcaaaaacatgaaagaattcatactggagagaaaccctatgaatgtaaggaatgcaGGAAAGCCTTCATTTGTCACACAAACTTTCAAAGACACATGAGAAtgcacactggagagaaaccatataaATGTGTAGAATGTGGGCAGGCCTTCTGTGATCCCGGTACTTTCCAAAAGCATGAAAGAACTCACTAG